One Anaerobranca gottschalkii DSM 13577 DNA window includes the following coding sequences:
- a CDS encoding transposase: MNNKNKFTDDYKKEIVKLITELGKKTTDVARDIGVTPTTIRRWVKQYSLYGEDAFPGRGNLRPLEAEQKRLEK; the protein is encoded by the coding sequence ATGAACAATAAAAATAAATTTACTGATGATTATAAGAAAGAAATAGTGAAACTTATTACCGAATTAGGGAAGAAAACAACTGATGTAGCTAGAGATATTGGTGTTACCCCTACAACTATCAGAAGATGGGTAAAACAATATAGTCTATATGGAGAAGATGCTTTTCCAGGTAGGGGAAATCTTAGACCATTAGAGGCAGAACAAAAAAGATTAGAAAAA